One window of Rasiella rasia genomic DNA carries:
- a CDS encoding TraG family conjugative transposon ATPase yields MNKINLSKYQPIADIQDNIVFANNGNVVLCYEGNLPEIYSLSEKDFEDMHGAWFQALKSLPVGTVVHKQDIYLKKSYSSEQLPNTTFLEKVTHEHFKGRGHIEHKCYLFFILTKNKALNNSKYFNPFRKVSKGIVQELNDNVKSFVNSVSDSVSFINNSRKMEFISLKAKEIQQLTNGYFNGFNEGFDTDIILDKKSVNIGENHFDALAINSELCFGESVQSSKTNEKFTSDDFVFHQGFIDGLGLTLNENHIVNQILYLDDKQKWRKLLDKKIEELNKSSNFGSQNKVVLGKIQHILDQINADDNARIIRGHLNIVYWSKDANALDKITSKIKTEFKELDIIPYYPRGEERKNYILNSYCCFSSNFSNNDLYVTDLKHALCLFINNTNYKSDATGIIFNDREHNIPVLKDVWDERKKRIKARNFAIFAPTGEGKSFLANNILRQYFESGVRLVIIDLGGSYTKFAKLYPEKYTVLRYESGKNLGINPFYISNTNDLTPERLEDLSVFLFELFASDLKVTKAQSVSVKKILRHYYDSTSENHSLDGFYSFIERNQKELLSTLKIHPDYFNVTSFLHVMSEYVGDGLYSFLFEVSEDQTYKIEDKRLIVFELDEVKDNKEILSVMLKLIKSAIQRTIWKNRAEKGIILFDEFAKQLKFDNVLESVEFYYQAIRKQNGAIGIILQSINQLPNNSTSASILENTQVIYSLNNEKGYDELVKRLNLSSHDLNQLKSIKNNLTGRRKYTEMFIKIGRESNIFRLEVPKEVYAAYLTDGKENEEIMKFYNEHQDMQKAIIQFTSKT; encoded by the coding sequence AACAAGATTAACCTTTCTAAATATCAACCCATTGCAGATATTCAGGACAATATCGTGTTTGCCAATAATGGCAATGTCGTTCTGTGCTATGAAGGGAATCTACCTGAAATTTATTCGTTGTCCGAAAAGGATTTTGAGGATATGCACGGTGCCTGGTTTCAGGCTCTGAAATCTCTGCCTGTTGGGACTGTGGTTCACAAACAGGATATCTATTTGAAGAAATCCTATTCTTCGGAACAACTTCCAAATACAACCTTTCTGGAAAAAGTAACGCACGAGCATTTTAAAGGTCGTGGCCACATAGAACATAAATGCTATTTGTTCTTCATCCTGACCAAAAACAAAGCACTTAATAATTCAAAATATTTCAATCCGTTCCGGAAGGTTTCCAAGGGAATTGTGCAAGAACTCAATGACAACGTTAAGAGCTTTGTCAATTCAGTAAGTGATTCTGTTTCCTTCATCAACAACAGTCGAAAAATGGAATTTATTTCGCTTAAAGCGAAAGAGATTCAGCAACTCACGAATGGCTATTTCAATGGTTTCAACGAAGGCTTTGATACCGACATCATCTTAGATAAAAAAAGCGTCAATATAGGCGAAAACCATTTTGATGCCCTGGCCATCAATAGCGAACTGTGCTTTGGCGAAAGTGTACAGAGTAGCAAGACCAATGAGAAATTCACATCTGACGATTTTGTGTTTCATCAAGGGTTTATTGATGGCTTAGGGCTTACGCTTAACGAGAACCATATTGTCAACCAAATACTATATCTCGATGACAAACAGAAGTGGCGTAAGCTTCTGGATAAGAAAATTGAAGAACTGAATAAAAGTTCCAATTTCGGGTCGCAGAACAAAGTGGTACTGGGTAAAATTCAGCACATCCTGGACCAAATTAATGCCGATGATAATGCCAGAATCATTCGTGGTCATCTCAATATTGTGTATTGGTCTAAAGATGCCAATGCGCTCGATAAGATTACCTCAAAAATCAAAACCGAGTTCAAGGAACTGGATATCATCCCCTACTATCCAAGAGGCGAAGAACGAAAAAACTATATCCTAAATAGTTACTGCTGTTTTTCATCCAATTTCTCGAATAACGATTTATATGTTACCGATTTAAAGCACGCCCTGTGCCTGTTCATAAATAACACGAACTACAAGTCCGATGCTACTGGCATCATCTTCAACGACCGTGAGCATAACATTCCCGTGCTGAAGGATGTTTGGGACGAGCGCAAGAAGCGCATCAAAGCTCGGAACTTCGCCATCTTTGCACCAACAGGTGAAGGCAAATCCTTTTTGGCCAATAATATATTGCGCCAATACTTTGAAAGTGGCGTTCGTCTGGTCATTATCGATTTGGGTGGTTCTTACACTAAGTTTGCCAAACTCTACCCAGAAAAGTATACCGTATTGCGGTATGAAAGCGGAAAGAATCTTGGAATCAACCCATTCTACATAAGTAATACAAATGACCTGACACCCGAACGTTTGGAAGACTTATCAGTTTTCCTATTTGAGCTGTTCGCATCTGATTTGAAAGTGACAAAAGCGCAATCGGTGTCGGTCAAAAAGATACTGCGCCATTATTATGACAGCACTTCAGAAAACCACTCTTTGGATGGTTTTTACAGCTTTATAGAAAGGAATCAGAAAGAGCTTCTGAGCACCTTAAAAATCCATCCCGACTACTTCAATGTTACAAGCTTTTTACACGTAATGTCAGAATATGTCGGCGATGGTCTATACAGTTTTCTATTTGAAGTGAGTGAAGACCAGACCTATAAAATCGAGGACAAGCGATTGATTGTTTTTGAACTGGATGAAGTGAAGGACAATAAGGAAATCCTGTCCGTAATGCTGAAATTGATAAAGTCAGCAATCCAAAGAACGATTTGGAAGAACCGAGCTGAAAAAGGCATCATCCTTTTCGATGAATTTGCCAAGCAACTGAAGTTTGATAACGTACTGGAAAGTGTCGAGTTCTACTATCAGGCCATCAGAAAACAGAACGGTGCGATTGGTATTATTCTACAATCCATCAATCAGCTGCCAAACAATTCTACTTCTGCAAGCATCCTTGAAAACACACAGGTCATCTACAGCTTGAACAACGAAAAAGGCTATGACGAATTGGTCAAAAGGCTCAACCTATCCAGTCACGACCTAAATCAGTTAAAATCCATCAAGAACAACCTTACCGGACGGCGCAAATACACCGAAATGTTTATCAAAATAGGTAGGGAAAGCAACATTTTCCGTCTTGAAGTTCCGAAAGAAGTGTATGCCGCCTACTTAACGGATGGCAAAGAAAACGAAGAAATAATGAAGTTCTACAACGAGCATCAGGATATGCAAAAAGCAATAATTCAATTCACATCTAAAACATAA
- a CDS encoding conjugal transfer protein: MKTKIKTLSFGLILVVALLMPKDASAQGMPVYDNTNFISLVKQLLESGKQTAEMIKSVKFLKDAKEAIEKVSSVVQQLRAVEEIAQNNQRLINVMQNDLQDILNSPYIKPEEIDRVVASFETIVQNSLDTVDFIDEVLSSDYLKMSDAERAEILKAKELESKQMVSNITTKTKRYRDIISFRKMQDKVNNRETEY; the protein is encoded by the coding sequence ATGAAGACAAAAATTAAAACATTGTCATTCGGGCTAATCTTAGTGGTTGCCCTTTTAATGCCGAAAGATGCTTCCGCTCAAGGAATGCCGGTTTATGACAACACCAACTTTATCAGCTTGGTAAAGCAACTTTTGGAATCGGGTAAACAGACGGCAGAAATGATCAAGTCCGTAAAGTTCTTGAAGGATGCCAAAGAAGCTATTGAAAAAGTATCGAGCGTTGTCCAACAGCTTAGGGCGGTTGAGGAAATCGCACAGAACAATCAGCGCCTTATCAATGTAATGCAGAATGACCTTCAGGATATTCTGAATTCGCCCTACATCAAACCCGAAGAAATTGATAGGGTTGTAGCCTCTTTTGAAACCATTGTACAAAATTCATTGGACACGGTGGATTTTATAGACGAAGTCCTATCAAGTGATTATCTAAAAATGAGCGATGCCGAACGTGCCGAAATATTGAAAGCAAAAGAACTGGAATCTAAACAAATGGTTTCCAACATCACTACGAAGACAAAACGCTATCGTGATATTATTTCCTTCAGAAAAATGCAGGATAAAGTCAATAACCGCGAAACAGAATATTAA